From Candoia aspera isolate rCanAsp1 chromosome 4, rCanAsp1.hap2, whole genome shotgun sequence, a single genomic window includes:
- the LOC134496584 gene encoding olfactory receptor 14L1-like, with amino-acid sequence MDNDTTVFLLLDFSKLGEVQIIYLSLFLTLYLMTVTGNLLIITAVVFDHHLHTPIYFFMMNLAMQDIGSVSVIIPIAVLNFLTNIKYISYSGCVAQFLFFFFFLTCDVSLLTVMAYDRYIAICNPLRYEMIMNRKACTKMIGSAWTASFVNAILHTTATFTIPFCSNIINQFYCKVPYLLKIACPGLYGAEIGIVMFNSTLGIGCFVFVIVTYVQIFSAVLRIPSVQGRKKAFSTCLPHLIVFSLFMFTGCFAYLRPISDSPSYPDFIITIMYSIIPSMLNPLIYSIRNKKIKAAFSRFVGLRLCHFKEV; translated from the coding sequence ATGGATAATGACACAACTGTGTTTCTTCTCTTGGATTTCTCAAAACTTGGGGAGGTACAAATCATTTACTTATCTTTATTCCTGACACTTTATTTAATGACAGTAACTGGGAACCTCCTCATCATCACTGCTGTTGTCTTTGACCACCACCTTCACACTCCCATATACTTCTTCATGATGAATTTAGCCATGCAGGACATTGGTTCAGTTTCAGTCATTATCCCTATTGCTGTTTTAAATTTTCTTACCAATATTAAGTATATTTCCTATTCTGGATGTGTTGCTcagtttctattctttttcttcttcctgaccTGTGATGTTTCCCTCCTTACTGTCATGGCGTATGATCGATATATTGCCATTTGTAATCCATTACGATATGAAATGATAATGAACAGGAAGGCCTGTACCAAAATGATTGGCAGTGCATGGACTGCCAGCTTTGTCAATGCTATATTACACACTACTGCAACATTCACTATTCCTTTCTGCTCTAATATTATCAATCAGTTCTACTGCAAAGTTCCATATTTACTTAAGATTGCCTGCCCTGGTTTATATGGAGCTGAAATTGGTATTGTAATGTTCAATTCTACTTTAGGAATTGGTTGTTTTGTCTTTGTTATTGTTACCTACGTGCAGATCTTCTCTGCTGTACTGAGAATTCCTTCTgttcaaggaaggaaaaaggccttTTCCACTTGTCTACCACACCTTATCGTCTTCTCCCTATTCATGTTTACTGGTTGCTTTGCTTACTTAAGGCCCATATCTGACAGTCCATCATATCCTGACTTCATAATTACAATTATGTATTCCATTATTCCATCCATGTTGAATCCATTAATCTATAGCATCAGAAACAAGAAGATCAAAGCTGCTTTTTCAAGATTTGTTGGTCTGAGATTATGTCATTTTAAAGAAGTATGA